In Patescibacteria group bacterium, a single genomic region encodes these proteins:
- the rplL gene encoding 50S ribosomal protein L7/L12 gives MENVEIPAKFKALIETIEKLSVLDLHELVKTLEKKFGVSAAAVAMAAPAAAPAAEEKSTVTIHLKDAGGTKIAVIKVVKEVLGLGLKEAKDLVDAAPANLKEGVKKAEADEIKKKLEEAGAKVELK, from the coding sequence ATGGAAAACGTAGAAATCCCAGCAAAGTTCAAGGCACTCATCGAGACTATCGAGAAGTTGTCTGTCCTTGACCTTCACGAGCTCGTGAAGACTCTCGAGAAGAAGTTTGGAGTATCAGCTGCGGCAGTGGCTATGGCCGCTCCAGCAGCCGCTCCAGCGGCAGAAGAGAAGAGCACTGTTACTATTCACCTCAAGGATGCCGGTGGTACTAAGATCGCGGTGATCAAGGTGGTGAAGGAAGTCCTCGGTCTCGGTCTCAAGGAGGCAAAGGACCTCGTCGACGCAGCTCCTGCAAACCTCAAGGAGGGGGTAAAGAAGGCAGAAGCAGACGAGATCAAGAAGAAGCTCGAAGAGGCAGGCGCCAAGGTAGAGTTGAAGTAA